A genome region from Solirubrobacter pauli includes the following:
- a CDS encoding DNA glycosylase AlkZ-like family protein yields the protein MLDVLRSWAVQDSPPGAAIAALVARTAVEVGALDRALYEDRTVVALYNARSATAIVPADEVAAYATAQLPSAEDQLSHLLKNAAPEGDHGAAFDLATDAISDALDGRALSRDDLHEELRQRLPESLLPWCAGCKSHHARRGLLVIAGLRGRLCISGRVGRQPEFARTDQLVGWDAPAPDDAGEQLVARYRGHYGPSDATAFAEWSGLARSHAQRLWALSHVEGRLEQLDGVRLLAPGDPQLQRRDREAFIPDPAWRKRVWTAAGGAGVVTRDGTPVALWRARKQGKTLEVTLEGADVDVTAPAERLAPHRGCTSVRLL from the coding sequence ATGCTGGACGTGCTGAGAAGCTGGGCCGTGCAGGACTCGCCGCCCGGCGCGGCGATCGCGGCGCTCGTCGCCCGCACGGCGGTCGAGGTCGGCGCGCTCGACCGGGCGCTGTACGAGGACCGGACGGTCGTCGCGCTCTACAACGCGCGCTCGGCGACGGCGATCGTGCCCGCGGACGAGGTCGCCGCCTACGCGACCGCGCAGCTGCCGTCCGCCGAGGACCAGCTCAGCCACCTGCTCAAGAACGCCGCTCCCGAGGGCGACCACGGCGCCGCCTTCGACCTCGCCACGGACGCGATCAGCGACGCGCTGGACGGGCGCGCGCTCAGCCGCGACGACTTGCACGAGGAGCTCCGGCAGCGGCTGCCCGAGTCCCTGCTGCCGTGGTGCGCGGGCTGCAAGAGCCACCACGCCCGCCGCGGGCTGCTGGTCATCGCCGGGCTGCGGGGACGGCTCTGCATCTCCGGTCGGGTGGGTCGCCAGCCCGAGTTCGCGCGCACGGACCAGCTGGTCGGCTGGGACGCGCCCGCACCCGACGACGCCGGGGAGCAGCTCGTGGCCCGCTACCGCGGCCACTACGGACCATCCGACGCGACCGCGTTCGCCGAGTGGTCCGGCCTCGCGCGCTCCCACGCGCAGCGGCTGTGGGCGCTCAGCCACGTCGAAGGCCGGCTGGAGCAGCTCGACGGCGTCCGCCTGCTCGCCCCGGGCGACCCGCAGCTCCAGCGCCGCGACCGCGAGGCGTTCATCCCCGATCCCGCCTGGCGCAAGCGGGTCTGGACCGCGGCCGGCGGCGCCGGCGTGGTCACCCGCGACGGCACGCCCGTCGCGCTGTGGCGCGCCCGCAAGCAGGGCAAGACGCTCGAGGTCACCCTCGAGGGCGCGGACGTCGACGTGACCGCGCCGGCCGAGCGCCTCGCACCGCATCGCGGTTGCACGTCCGTGCGCCTGCTTTAG
- a CDS encoding PPOX class F420-dependent oxidoreductase — MTSLRDLADESFVSLTTFRRSGEGVPTTVWVTADPDGDGLVVMTIDGSGKVKRVRGNPRVTLRPCGRLGKVDDDAPTVEATARVGAFTDRIEQAFKDAYGAEYHVIRGVERLTSDKQRVALHLTAA; from the coding sequence GTGACCAGCCTTCGTGACCTCGCCGACGAGTCGTTCGTCTCCCTGACCACGTTCCGCCGCTCCGGCGAGGGCGTTCCGACCACCGTGTGGGTGACGGCCGACCCCGACGGCGACGGCCTCGTCGTGATGACGATCGACGGCAGCGGCAAGGTCAAGCGCGTCCGCGGGAACCCGCGCGTCACGCTGCGGCCGTGCGGGCGCCTCGGCAAGGTCGACGACGACGCGCCCACGGTCGAGGCGACCGCGCGCGTCGGCGCGTTCACCGACCGGATCGAGCAGGCCTTCAAGGACGCCTACGGCGCGGAGTACCACGTGATCCGCGGCGTGGAGCGCCTGACGAGCGACAAGCAGCGCGTCGCGCTGCACCTGACCGCCGCTTAA
- a CDS encoding NUDIX domain-containing protein produces MTSTRAGVGIVVRDPDGLILVGRRLAEPGQPLAIPGGKLEGEETIEACAARELAEETGIELDPTTLRTFAAILVDGWLVAGVLAEPQQPVQPHVREPDKFGAFEWIDPAGPHEPLFALTAALLAQLRSAGA; encoded by the coding sequence ATGACCAGCACCCGTGCCGGAGTCGGGATCGTCGTCCGGGACCCGGACGGGCTGATCCTCGTCGGCCGACGGCTCGCAGAGCCCGGCCAGCCGCTCGCGATCCCGGGCGGCAAGCTCGAAGGCGAGGAGACGATCGAGGCCTGCGCGGCGCGCGAGCTTGCCGAGGAGACCGGCATCGAGCTGGATCCGACGACCCTGCGCACGTTCGCGGCCATCCTCGTCGACGGCTGGCTCGTCGCGGGCGTCCTGGCCGAGCCTCAGCAGCCGGTGCAGCCGCACGTGCGCGAGCCGGACAAGTTCGGCGCCTTCGAGTGGATCGACCCGGCGGGGCCGCACGAGCCGCTGTTCGCGCTCACCGCCGCGCTCCTCGCGCAGCTGCGGTCAGCGGGCGCCTGA
- a CDS encoding sugar phosphate isomerase/epimerase family protein, with product MDDVNRRRFLGTAIGTGAAAAAAGAWSPVARAQGGGGGRGSVPNNRIGIQLYSLRRLLPEGDRAAVRRMFNWLGRAGYTEVEMAGYYGFNARQIRNWLDDAGLRAVSGHDALNVDAANGQWESAYAKALEDANTLGQKFTGFAWHPGPHTVDRYKYLAERFNRAGAMAAAAGLQFFYHNHDFEFANKQPDGTPLYDILLNETDANLVKFELDLYWIIVGGENPLEYLGRDPARYPLYHVKDKTWKDRPDEQDWEDVGPGSIDFPDIFAAGQGRRVDKHYIVEHDNPPLSHPGDPEAEYKTAQAGLSYLRNVRW from the coding sequence ATGGATGACGTCAACCGACGGCGGTTCTTGGGAACCGCGATCGGCACGGGCGCGGCGGCTGCGGCCGCCGGGGCATGGTCACCCGTAGCGCGGGCGCAGGGCGGCGGCGGGGGTCGCGGCAGCGTTCCCAACAACCGGATCGGCATCCAGCTGTATTCGTTGCGGCGGTTGCTGCCCGAAGGTGACCGGGCGGCGGTCCGGCGGATGTTCAACTGGCTCGGCCGGGCCGGCTACACCGAGGTCGAGATGGCCGGCTACTACGGCTTCAACGCGCGGCAGATCCGCAACTGGCTCGACGACGCCGGGCTCCGCGCGGTGTCCGGGCACGACGCGCTGAACGTCGACGCGGCCAACGGGCAGTGGGAGAGCGCGTACGCGAAGGCGCTGGAGGACGCGAACACGCTCGGGCAGAAGTTCACCGGGTTCGCCTGGCATCCGGGACCGCACACGGTGGACCGGTACAAGTACCTGGCGGAGCGCTTCAACCGCGCCGGCGCGATGGCGGCGGCGGCCGGGTTGCAGTTCTTCTACCACAACCACGACTTCGAGTTCGCGAACAAGCAGCCGGACGGCACGCCGCTCTACGACATCCTGCTCAACGAGACCGACGCGAACCTCGTCAAGTTCGAGCTGGACCTGTACTGGATCATCGTCGGCGGCGAGAACCCGCTCGAGTACCTGGGCCGCGACCCGGCTCGCTATCCGCTCTACCACGTGAAGGACAAGACGTGGAAGGACCGGCCGGACGAGCAGGACTGGGAGGACGTCGGGCCCGGCTCGATCGACTTCCCGGACATCTTCGCCGCGGGGCAGGGCCGCCGGGTCGACAAGCACTACATCGTCGAGCACGACAACCCGCCGCTCTCGCATCCGGGCGACCCGGAGGCGGAGTACAAGACGGCGCAGGCCGGCCTCAGCTACCTGCGCAACGTGCGCTGGTAG
- a CDS encoding FTR1 family protein — protein MRFALALLAALLIAPAAAQAAEPWETAGQIIDGLFDAQTELVLSDADTAEKDVARAREAYDGDFARTLEAADANADELITRGLSDAAAAVKADDGTALAAARGSVRANLFRGAYAVTTEAAGRGDATTARRWLLLREYRTATRFTRPGAAATLALDQLARRTTSPQAARQALTKDLLDAYQARLRELLADVRRGVEQNLPARQAEASAQARGYFAILATRYTQDRGTAATERAVEAFANLPETIGAAEAALTGFTAAPFTPEEAARRAQQLLQFLELVPVEYGRGVKDTQVTRDFEIQEAVAFRTGAVGAFADLRDQLAKRDPARTQAAAAAIDELGKLVEHANQAKQGVATHAQVEQVEAKAETALKAAMPKAWTEETDESDYDLINLTLDRMEAAVGAGQYRQAEQARLEAYAFFEFGPERRLRSFDPGLALDIEGLIWFGAAGQDGLATQIANRAGRRQIRETRLVLDTKLGDAAATLGDSANKATVVTNSAIIVFREGLEGVLILAAITASMVGMRRRLRRPVFIGALAGLVVSMITWVLAQTILKSLERYGEKLEAVVGLIAIGVLLLITNWFFHKVYWSEWIAKFHRQRKRYEKLERKGFISAQAIGLFVLGLTSVYREGFETVLFLQSLQLSAGTATVLEGAGLGLALTFAVGAVTFFLQRKLPYKKMLIVTGVFIGFVLVVMVGQTVRTMQGTGWLPITPIDVSLPYWPGLWLGIYPTVETIGAQLAAAAFVIGSYFLAQELKVKRPRRRSRKNVSAAAGAERTPVTTNGQALVRSDAQAEPVPGGDAGNQLRVE, from the coding sequence ATGCGCTTCGCGCTGGCCCTCCTGGCAGCGCTCTTGATCGCTCCGGCCGCCGCGCAGGCGGCCGAGCCGTGGGAGACCGCAGGCCAGATCATCGACGGGCTGTTCGACGCCCAGACCGAGCTCGTCCTCTCGGACGCCGACACCGCCGAGAAGGACGTCGCCCGCGCCCGCGAGGCGTACGACGGCGACTTCGCCCGCACGCTCGAAGCCGCCGACGCCAACGCCGACGAGCTGATCACGCGCGGCCTGAGCGACGCGGCCGCCGCCGTCAAGGCCGATGACGGCACCGCGCTCGCCGCCGCCCGCGGCAGCGTCCGCGCCAACCTGTTCCGCGGCGCCTACGCGGTCACGACCGAGGCCGCCGGCCGCGGCGACGCCACCACCGCCCGCCGCTGGCTGCTGCTGCGCGAGTACCGCACCGCCACCCGCTTCACGCGCCCCGGCGCGGCCGCGACGCTCGCGCTCGACCAGCTCGCCCGCCGCACGACGAGCCCCCAGGCCGCACGCCAGGCCCTCACCAAGGACCTGCTGGACGCCTACCAGGCGCGCCTGCGGGAGCTGCTGGCGGACGTCCGTCGCGGCGTCGAGCAGAACCTGCCGGCCCGCCAGGCCGAGGCGTCCGCCCAGGCCCGCGGCTACTTCGCGATCCTCGCCACCCGCTACACGCAGGACCGCGGCACGGCGGCGACCGAGCGCGCCGTGGAGGCGTTCGCCAACCTGCCGGAGACGATCGGCGCCGCCGAGGCCGCGCTCACCGGCTTCACCGCCGCGCCCTTCACGCCGGAGGAGGCGGCCCGCCGCGCCCAGCAGCTGCTGCAGTTCCTCGAGCTGGTCCCGGTCGAGTACGGCCGCGGCGTCAAGGACACGCAGGTCACGCGCGACTTCGAGATCCAGGAGGCCGTGGCCTTCCGCACCGGCGCGGTCGGCGCGTTCGCGGACCTGCGCGATCAGCTCGCCAAGCGCGATCCGGCGCGCACGCAAGCCGCCGCCGCCGCGATCGACGAGCTCGGGAAGCTGGTCGAGCACGCCAACCAGGCCAAGCAGGGCGTCGCCACGCACGCGCAGGTCGAGCAGGTCGAGGCCAAGGCCGAGACGGCGCTCAAAGCGGCCATGCCCAAGGCGTGGACGGAAGAGACCGACGAGTCCGACTACGACTTGATCAACCTGACGCTGGACCGGATGGAAGCCGCCGTCGGCGCCGGGCAGTACCGCCAGGCCGAGCAGGCGCGGCTCGAGGCCTACGCGTTCTTCGAGTTCGGCCCCGAGCGCCGGCTGCGCTCGTTCGACCCCGGCCTCGCGCTGGACATCGAGGGCCTGATCTGGTTCGGCGCCGCCGGCCAGGACGGCCTCGCGACGCAGATCGCCAACCGCGCGGGCCGCCGCCAGATCCGCGAGACGCGGCTCGTGCTGGACACCAAGCTCGGCGACGCCGCCGCCACCCTCGGCGACTCCGCCAACAAGGCGACCGTCGTCACCAACAGCGCGATCATCGTCTTCCGCGAGGGCCTCGAAGGCGTCCTCATCCTCGCCGCGATCACGGCGAGCATGGTCGGGATGCGCCGCCGGCTGCGGCGGCCCGTGTTCATCGGCGCGCTCGCCGGCCTCGTCGTCTCGATGATCACCTGGGTGCTCGCCCAGACGATCCTCAAGTCGCTGGAGCGCTACGGCGAGAAGCTCGAGGCGGTGGTCGGCCTGATCGCCATCGGCGTGCTGCTGCTGATCACGAACTGGTTCTTCCACAAGGTCTACTGGTCCGAGTGGATCGCCAAGTTCCACCGCCAGCGCAAGCGCTACGAGAAGCTCGAGCGCAAGGGGTTCATCTCCGCGCAGGCGATCGGCCTGTTCGTGCTCGGGCTGACCAGCGTCTACCGCGAGGGCTTCGAGACGGTGCTGTTCCTCCAGTCGCTGCAGCTGAGCGCCGGCACCGCGACCGTGCTGGAGGGCGCCGGCCTCGGCCTCGCGCTCACGTTCGCCGTCGGCGCCGTCACGTTCTTCCTCCAGCGCAAGCTGCCCTACAAGAAGATGCTGATCGTCACCGGCGTCTTCATCGGCTTCGTGCTCGTCGTGATGGTCGGCCAGACCGTCCGCACGATGCAGGGCACGGGCTGGCTGCCGATCACGCCGATCGACGTCAGCCTGCCGTACTGGCCGGGGCTGTGGCTCGGCATCTACCCGACGGTGGAGACGATCGGCGCGCAGCTCGCGGCCGCCGCGTTCGTGATCGGCTCCTACTTCCTGGCGCAGGAGCTGAAGGTCAAGCGCCCGCGCCGGCGCTCACGCAAGAACGTGAGCGCGGCGGCCGGCGCGGAGCGGACGCCGGTAACGACGAACGGGCAGGCGCTCGTGCGCAGCGATGCGCAGGCCGAGCCCGTGCCGGGCGGCGACGCGGGCAACCAGCTCCGCGTCGAGTGA
- a CDS encoding imelysin family protein: MSRSILAVVACLAVFASACGSDDEPNASTESTPSATQSAQTADLDAIKTYLLDHTQRLVTSTEQLQADAQAYYDLAKAEDFDYGKLLDGKREDVQAAVKKIQDDHIEANPAYEEMEGVVAGVPELADYDVIIDAGSDGSDPESAVPFSFKTEDGREFKQPGNFFALVETSAFGTEPKFQAKGAEADLDGDGKVAFPEALPDAQFLQAATTEFVKYAKELDEAAKAWQPKPEDAFTAVVVMTPTMSEYFDAWKNSRFIAGSKAEEKGFVATSRLSDIRDILGGIVLIYDNLKPSIEGVDAEGSAQTAQQLEELHAFAERLLTEEEGGKTFTAEEADTLGSEAQRRAEAIAGQVSQQAGKLNLQLES; this comes from the coding sequence ATGTCGCGCTCCATCCTTGCTGTGGTCGCCTGCCTTGCCGTGTTCGCCAGCGCGTGCGGCAGCGACGATGAACCGAACGCCTCCACCGAGTCGACGCCGTCCGCGACGCAGAGCGCGCAGACGGCGGACCTCGACGCGATCAAGACGTACCTGCTCGACCACACCCAGCGGCTCGTCACGTCGACCGAGCAGCTGCAGGCGGACGCGCAGGCCTACTACGACCTCGCCAAGGCGGAGGACTTCGACTACGGCAAGCTGCTCGACGGCAAGCGCGAGGACGTGCAGGCCGCCGTCAAGAAGATCCAGGACGACCACATCGAGGCCAACCCGGCCTACGAGGAGATGGAGGGCGTCGTCGCGGGCGTGCCCGAGCTCGCCGACTACGACGTGATCATCGACGCCGGCAGCGACGGGTCCGACCCCGAGAGCGCGGTCCCGTTCAGCTTCAAGACCGAGGACGGGCGCGAGTTCAAGCAGCCCGGCAACTTCTTCGCGCTGGTGGAGACGTCCGCGTTCGGCACCGAGCCCAAGTTCCAGGCCAAGGGCGCGGAGGCCGACCTCGACGGCGACGGCAAGGTCGCGTTCCCCGAGGCGCTGCCCGACGCGCAGTTCCTGCAGGCCGCGACGACCGAGTTCGTCAAGTACGCGAAGGAGCTCGACGAGGCCGCCAAGGCCTGGCAGCCCAAGCCCGAGGACGCCTTCACGGCCGTGGTCGTGATGACCCCGACGATGTCGGAGTACTTCGACGCCTGGAAGAACTCGCGCTTCATCGCCGGCAGCAAGGCCGAGGAGAAGGGCTTCGTCGCCACCTCGCGCCTGTCGGACATCCGCGACATCCTCGGCGGCATCGTCCTGATCTACGACAACCTCAAGCCGAGCATCGAGGGCGTCGACGCCGAGGGCTCCGCCCAGACCGCGCAGCAGCTCGAGGAGCTGCACGCGTTCGCCGAGCGGCTCCTGACCGAGGAGGAGGGCGGCAAGACGTTCACCGCCGAGGAGGCCGACACGCTCGGCTCGGAGGCCCAGCGCCGGGCCGAGGCGATCGCCGGGCAGGTCTCTCAGCAGGCCGGCAAGCTCAACCTCCAGCTGGAGAGCTAG